One Falco peregrinus isolate bFalPer1 chromosome 6, bFalPer1.pri, whole genome shotgun sequence DNA segment encodes these proteins:
- the LOC106112319 gene encoding killer cell lectin-like receptor subfamily F member 1 isoform X2 translates to MAGDITYVDVAMLPRERPHIPSRTSVPGNPSTYAELRVKPKPKGSSTSETSTSGCRYGCSGWFYMVLVLGVLVLVLLGVIAVLAKQFFKVKAGKSEGLSHCGLNSTGNHISSEKTASAVLLKWLMEELCEDAQGTTCELCPAGWQLHRGRCYYFSEEAVSWDDSKRNCLSRKSQLLVIEDEIEMEFIDNKEKDTKYIWIGLKIQDMKKQWSSAEDPRIARDRTETDKNCAVYRRKNMIQADNCQTLKKWICKKNATLLVL, encoded by the exons ATGGCAGGTGATATCACGTACGTGGACGTGGCAATGCTACCAAGGGAAAGACCACACATTCCTTCTCGGACATCAGTTCCAG GAAACCCGAGCACATATGCGGAGCTGCGTGTGAAGCCGAAACCCAAAGGGAGCAGCACATCAGAAACTTCCACTTCTG gctgcagaTACGGGTGCTCAGGCTGGTTCTACATGGTGCTGGTCCTGGGGGTCCTTGTGCTCGTCCTGCTAGGTGTCATAGCCGTACTAGCCAAGCAAT TTTTTAAGGtcaaagcaggaaaatcagAAGGTTTGTCCCACTGTGGTCTAAATAGCACTGGCAATCACATTTCTTCCGAGAAGACTGCCTCGGCGGTGCTCCTGAAATGGCTCATGGAGGAACTGTGTGAAGATGCACAGG GAACAACATGCgagctgtgtcctgctgggTGGCAGCTACACAGGGGCAGATGTTACTACTTCTCCGAGGAGGCTGTAAGCTGGGATGACAGCAAAAGAAACTGTCTGTCCAGGAAATCCCAGCTTCTTGTCATTGAAGATGAAATTGAGATG GAATTTATAGACAATAAAGAGAAAGATACCAAATACATCTGGATTGGGTTGAAGATTCAAGACATGAAGAAACAATGGAGTTCAGCTGAAGATCCCAG GATAGCTAGAGATAGAACTGAGACTGACAAGAACTGTGctgtttacagaagaaaaaacatgatcCAAGCAGATAACTGCCAGACTTTGAAGAAGTGGATTTGTAAGAAGAACGCAACTTTGTTGGTGCTCTGA
- the LOC106112319 gene encoding killer cell lectin-like receptor subfamily F member 1 isoform X1, whose product MPPKAAHGSPAGFGSLRLRTGPPLCTGCGDITYVDVAMLPRERPHIPSRTSVPGNPSTYAELRVKPKPKGSSTSETSTSGCRYGCSGWFYMVLVLGVLVLVLLGVIAVLAKQFFKVKAGKSEGLSHCGLNSTGNHISSEKTASAVLLKWLMEELCEDAQGTTCELCPAGWQLHRGRCYYFSEEAVSWDDSKRNCLSRKSQLLVIEDEIEMEFIDNKEKDTKYIWIGLKIQDMKKQWSSAEDPRIARDRTETDKNCAVYRRKNMIQADNCQTLKKWICKKNATLLVL is encoded by the exons GTGATATCACGTACGTGGACGTGGCAATGCTACCAAGGGAAAGACCACACATTCCTTCTCGGACATCAGTTCCAG GAAACCCGAGCACATATGCGGAGCTGCGTGTGAAGCCGAAACCCAAAGGGAGCAGCACATCAGAAACTTCCACTTCTG gctgcagaTACGGGTGCTCAGGCTGGTTCTACATGGTGCTGGTCCTGGGGGTCCTTGTGCTCGTCCTGCTAGGTGTCATAGCCGTACTAGCCAAGCAAT TTTTTAAGGtcaaagcaggaaaatcagAAGGTTTGTCCCACTGTGGTCTAAATAGCACTGGCAATCACATTTCTTCCGAGAAGACTGCCTCGGCGGTGCTCCTGAAATGGCTCATGGAGGAACTGTGTGAAGATGCACAGG GAACAACATGCgagctgtgtcctgctgggTGGCAGCTACACAGGGGCAGATGTTACTACTTCTCCGAGGAGGCTGTAAGCTGGGATGACAGCAAAAGAAACTGTCTGTCCAGGAAATCCCAGCTTCTTGTCATTGAAGATGAAATTGAGATG GAATTTATAGACAATAAAGAGAAAGATACCAAATACATCTGGATTGGGTTGAAGATTCAAGACATGAAGAAACAATGGAGTTCAGCTGAAGATCCCAG GATAGCTAGAGATAGAACTGAGACTGACAAGAACTGTGctgtttacagaagaaaaaacatgatcCAAGCAGATAACTGCCAGACTTTGAAGAAGTGGATTTGTAAGAAGAACGCAACTTTGTTGGTGCTCTGA
- the LOC114011405 gene encoding C-type lectin domain family 2 member L-like, with protein sequence MGHRGGGSGCPERGAGSRKGLFSNIWLWRGVAGVLTAAIILILCIWFVNHSSAKDFPVSPSLELCPSDWLYFQRKCYYLSESEAEWNTSQSLCSLHNASLLVIENHQELSFMVKITKQDPWIGLYKRNEEFFWVNGKALDNKLIEVKGSGNCAYLESKGVSASGCYLTRKWICSLNISLP encoded by the exons ATGGGACACCGAGGCGGGGGCAGCGGCTGCCCGGAGCGGGGCGCGGGGTCCCGCAAAG gtcTATTCTCAAATATCTGGTTATGGCGAGGTGTTGCTGGAGTTCTTACTGCTGCTATCATTTTGATATTGTGTATTTGGTTTG TAAACCATTCTTCGGCCAAAGATTTTCCtgtctctccttccctggaaCTCTGTCCATCGGATTGGCTGTATTTCCAGAGGAAATGCTACTACCTGTCAGAGAGTGAGGCCGAATGGAACACCAGTCAGAGCCTCTGCTCTTTGCACAATGCTTCCCTCCTAGTGATTGAAAATCATCAGGAGCTG AGTTTTATGGTGAAAATAACAAAGCAAGACCCGTGGATTGGACTCTATAAAAGGAATGAAGAGTTCTTCTGGGTAAACGGGAAAGCATTAGACAATAAACT GATTGAAGTAAAAGGCTCCGGAAACTGTGCCTATCTTGAGTCAAAAGGAGTCTCAGCCTCTGGATGTTATTTAACCAGGAAGTGGATCTGTAGCTTGAATATTAGCCTACCATGA